A region from the Pristiophorus japonicus isolate sPriJap1 chromosome 14, sPriJap1.hap1, whole genome shotgun sequence genome encodes:
- the paqr7b gene encoding membrane progestin receptor alpha-B, translating to MATVVMEQIGRLFINIQQIRQIPSLVEQSMPSLPCTVKDCEVPRIFREPYIHSGYRPVKQSWRYYFFTLFQRHNESVNVWSHLIAALVVLLKLQEFSETVDFLSDPHALPLLILLLSAFNYLACSSLAHLLHARSELAHYSFFFVDYVGVAIYQYGSALVHYYYSIEEEWYHVIKTFYLPMATMLAWLSCVGCCYAKYNAKALRPWARKLYQVVPAGLAYVLDISPVVHRIYNCYSSGCTDSSIWYHQCQISFFLMSAHFFSCPHPEKWLAGKCDIFLQGHQIFHAFMVLCTLAQLEAVHLDYKHRQHFYQAWHSDSTWSVVACFALIIFSSIATAVYMRHLVKIKLDHKEK from the coding sequence ATGGCAACCGTTGTGATGGAGCAGAtcggcagactcttcatcaacatccAGCAGATCCGTCAGATCCCGAGCCtggtggagcagtccatgcccagccTGCCGTGCACCGTGAAAGATTGCGAGGTACCGCGGATATTCCGGGAGCCTTACATCCACTCGGGCTACCGGCCCGTGAAGCAGAGCTGGCGCTACTACTTCTTCACCTTGTTCCAGCGGCACAACGAGTCCGTCAACGTCTGGTCCCACCTCATCGCCGCCCTGGTCGTCCTGCTCAAGCTGCAGGAGTTCTCCGAGACGGTGGACTTCCTGTCTGACCCCCACGCGCTGCCGCTGCTGATCCTGCTGCTGTCCGCCTTCAACTACCTGGCCTGCAGCTCCCTGGCGCATCTCCTGCACGCTCGCTCCGAGCTTGCCCACTACTCCTTCTTTTTCGTGGACTATGTCGGCGTGGCCATTTATCAGTACGGCAGCGCTTTGGTCCACTACTACTACTCCATCGAAGAGGAGTGGTACCACGTCATCAAAACGTTCTACCTCCCAATGGCCACCATGTTGGCTTGGCTGTCCTGCGTTGGATGCTGCTATGCAAAGTACAATGCCAAGGCGTTGCGTCCCTGGGCACGCAAACTCTACCAGGTAGTGCCAGCGGGGCTGGCCTACGTGCTGGACATTAGCCCCGTCGTGCACCGGATATACAACTGCTACTCCTCTGGCTGCACCGACTCCTCCATTTGGTACCACCAGTGCCAGATCTCCTTCTTCCTCATGAGCGCCCATTTCTTCTCTTGCCCTCATCCCGAGAAGTGGCTCGCGGGCAAGTGCGACATTTTCCTGCAGGGGCATCAGATTTTCCACGCCTTCATGGTCCTCTGCACCCTGGCCCAACTGGAGGCTGTACACTTGGATTACAAGCACAGGCAGCACTTCTACCAGGCCTGGCACAGCGACTCCACCTGGTCTGTAGTTGCCTGTTTTGCGCTGATCATCTTCTCTAGCATTGCCACGGCGGTTTACatgaggcaccttgtcaaaatcAAACTCGACCACAAGGAGAAATGA